From a region of the Candidatus Gracilibacteria bacterium genome:
- a CDS encoding ATP-dependent Clp protease proteolytic subunit, translated as MAKQIESKLSQRSIISTLIPTVIDKVGGQERAYDIYSRLLEDRVIFLGEGIDSAVANTVIAQLLFLEKQDPKAGITLYVNSPGGHVTAGLAIYDTMQYIKCPVTTVAMGLAASMGSIILAGGETGKRYALPHAEIMIHQPLGGAEGQATDIMLAARHIEKTGKILYKILAKHTGQTLEQIEKDCDRDNFMTAEDALKYGLIDKIIKN; from the coding sequence ATGGCTAAACAAATAGAATCAAAATTATCGCAAAGAAGTATTATCTCAACTCTAATTCCAACTGTTATAGATAAAGTTGGGGGGCAAGAACGAGCCTATGACATCTATTCTAGACTTTTGGAGGATAGAGTGATCTTTCTTGGAGAATGAATCGACAGTGCCGTAGCAAATACTGTTATAGCTCAATTATTATTCTTAGAAAAACAAGACCCGAAAGCAGGAATTACTCTGTACGTAAACTCACCAGGATGACACGTAACAGCAGGTCTTGCAATCTACGATACGATGCAATATATAAAATGTCCTGTTACAACCGTAGCTATGGGACTTGCTGCGAGTATGGGGTCAATCATACTTGCTGGTGGAGAAACTGGCAAGAGATATGCTCTACCTCACGCTGAAATTATGATACACCAACCACTTGGTGGAGCAGAAGGTCAGGCTACAGATATTATGCTTGCAGCACGACATATAGAAAAAACAGGGAAAATTCTCTATAAAATATTAGCAAAACATACAGGTCAAACTCTCGAACAAATCGAAAAGGATTGTGACAGAGATAACTTTATGACTGCAGAAGATGCACTCAAGTATGGTCTCATCGACAAAATAATTAAAAACTAA
- a CDS encoding DEAD/DEAH box helicase, with the protein MYYRVFPLTRSFDEYGLVYSVPEDLKSKIHTGILVEVPFQKSTQLAVCYEEIWELDESYDASAIKEIVQIIDVNFNLSELQCEIIAFIARYYIVAIHNVVSLFFPTNLIEKIKKETIFKVNPKQYSYTRENTISLSEKQAEIYKSISNGASLRHLLYGVTGSGKTQIYMKLIEDNLKTGKQTLLLIPEIILTSQISERIMEVFGTQVISLHSGVSAAKKTQFWIDIYSGNAKIVIGTRSALFYPYSNLGTIIMDEEHDQSYISDSAPRYSTKDVAEKISSIGHIPLVLASGTPTATSFYKSLQGEYSLHQLLEVYGKK; encoded by the coding sequence ATGTATTATAGAGTATTTCCACTAACTAGAAGTTTTGACGAGTATGGTTTGGTATATAGTGTACCTGAGGACTTAAAATCCAAAATACACACTTGAATATTGGTAGAAGTGCCATTTCAAAAATCTACTCAATTAGCTGTATGTTATGAAGAAATCTGGGAACTGGATGAGAGCTATGATGCGAGTGCTATAAAAGAAATTGTTCAAATAATTGATGTAAATTTTAATCTCTCAGAACTACAGTGTGAGATCATAGCATTTATAGCCCGATATTATATTGTTGCGATTCACAATGTGGTTTCTTTATTTTTCCCTACGAATCTCATTGAAAAAATAAAAAAAGAAACTATCTTTAAAGTGAATCCCAAGCAATACAGTTATACTAGAGAAAATACAATATCTCTTTCAGAAAAACAAGCTGAAATATACAAATCGATTTCAAATGGAGCTTCACTCAGGCATCTCTTATACGGGGTTACATGAAGTGGAAAAACTCAGATTTATATGAAACTTATTGAGGATAATCTCAAAACTTGAAAACAAACACTCTTACTGATTCCAGAAATAATCTTAACAAGTCAGATAAGCGAAAGAATAATGGAAGTTTTCGGTACACAGGTTATTTCACTACATTCTTGAGTCAGTGCAGCGAAAAAAACGCAATTCTGGATAGATATATATTCAGGAAATGCGAAAATCGTTATAGGGACAAGAAGTGCTCTATTTTATCCCTACTCAAATTTGGGGACGATAATAATGGATGAAGAACACGATCAAAGTTATATTTCTGATTCAGCTCCAAGATACTCTACGAAAGATGTCGCAGAAAAGATTTCAAGCATAGGACATATACCTCTTGTTCTCGCTTCAGGAACTCCAACGGCTACAAGTTTTTATAAATCTCTTCAATGAGAATATTCTCTCCACCAACTTCTTGAAGTGTATGGTAAAAAATAA
- a CDS encoding glutamate--tRNA ligase: MLYNYLYTKQNDGKFLLRIEDTDRSRYVEGSIENMMNVLASVGLIADEGPNNPGNHGPYLQSERLDIYQKYIKELIADDKAYYCFCSSERLTALREEQQSLGLPTKYDKMCRYHTAEETKAQLDAGSDFTIRLKVPENVEISFEDGIRGTITIPSKDIDEQVLMKTDGFPTYHFAVVVDDHLMEVTDIIRGDEWIPSTPKHVLLYQAFGWEMPRFSHVPPLLGAGGKKLSKRTGDVAVENFLEKGFLTEAILNYIALLGWNPKTTEEYFTVTELIERFKLSDVHRAGAVFEEERMEGFNAHYIKHYDTQKLWNKLETYLNRYDKVFLEKISEFPVEYNCKILAELQTRLKKLSDYKELTHFLYNDIKSIEIDMYLNPKMKIESVVDVKKALKVSLDVLNNTDIDLESPESIKETFIMKIKEAEMKNGQVLWPVRVALSAENFSPGALELIYILGREKSIQRIEKSLKEL, from the coding sequence GTGTTATACAACTACCTGTATACGAAACAAAATGACTGAAAATTTTTACTTCGAATAGAGGATACTGATCGAAGTAGATATGTAGAGGGGAGTATTGAAAACATGATGAATGTGCTTGCTTCAGTCTGACTTATTGCTGATGAGGGACCAAATAATCCAGGTAATCATGGTCCGTACCTTCAATCTGAAAGATTGGATATTTATCAAAAGTATATTAAAGAACTTATTGCTGATGATAAAGCATATTATTGTTTTTGTAGTAGTGAGAGGCTTACGGCTCTCAGAGAAGAACAACAGTCTCTATGACTTCCAACAAAATATGATAAAATGTGTCGATATCACACAGCTGAGGAAACTAAGGCTCAACTCGATGCGTGAAGCGATTTCACCATTCGACTGAAAGTACCTGAAAATGTAGAAATATCTTTTGAAGATGGAATTCGTGGTACAATTACTATTCCAAGTAAAGATATAGATGAACAAGTTCTTATGAAAACAGATGGTTTCCCGACCTATCATTTTGCGGTAGTGGTTGATGATCATCTTATGGAGGTGACAGATATTATTCGAGGAGATGAGTGGATTCCATCAACACCAAAACATGTACTCTTGTATCAAGCATTCGGATGGGAAATGCCTCGATTTTCTCATGTACCTCCTCTGCTTTGAGCCGGATGAAAAAAACTATCAAAGAGAACAGGTGATGTCGCAGTTGAGAACTTTTTAGAAAAGTGATTTCTCACTGAAGCTATACTGAACTATATTGCACTCCTTGGTTGGAATCCAAAAACAACAGAAGAATATTTTACTGTTACAGAGCTTATAGAACGATTTAAACTCTCAGACGTACATCGAGCTGGAGCTGTGTTTGAAGAAGAAAGAATGGAGTGATTTAATGCTCATTATATTAAACATTACGACACACAAAAATTATGGAATAAGTTAGAAACATATTTGAACCGTTATGACAAAGTATTTTTAGAAAAGATTTCAGAATTTCCAGTTGAGTATAATTGTAAAATACTTGCTGAGCTTCAAACGAGACTCAAAAAACTTTCAGACTATAAAGAGCTCACTCATTTCCTCTATAATGATATCAAATCAATAGAAATAGATATGTATTTAAATCCAAAAATGAAAATAGAGTCAGTTGTTGACGTAAAAAAAGCGCTCAAAGTATCATTAGATGTACTGAATAACACTGATATTGACTTAGAAAGTCCTGAGAGTATTAAAGAGACGTTTATCATGAAAATAAAAGAAGCTGAAATGAAAAATGGGCAGGTGCTTTGGCCTGTTAGAGTAGCATTGTCTGCTGAGAATTTTTCTCCATGAGCTCTTGAACTCATCTACATACTTTGAAGGGAAAAGTCAATTCAAAGAATAGAGAAAAGTTTGAAAGAACTATAG
- a CDS encoding DUF3450 domain-containing protein codes for MIKKILLLFVVLTVLYALSIFIFPSVTAKIDSLLGMPGFSESIRGKKTQFDTIVTNPDVGVLPNSYSDTLSGARDVQNKFNDGVESTKNTIDGFRGQAQEMQGTIEKGKEQIESIKRVYDEASGTYIEIKTLIDGTQEIIGSGSISSQE; via the coding sequence ATGATTAAAAAAATACTCTTGCTGTTTGTAGTACTGACAGTTTTATATGCTCTGAGTATATTTATATTTCCGAGTGTAACTGCTAAAATCGATAGCTTGTTATGAATGCCATGATTTAGTGAATCAATTCGATGAAAAAAGACGCAATTTGATACAATAGTGACCAATCCAGATGTTTGAGTATTGCCAAACTCCTACTCAGATACGCTGAGTTGAGCTCGTGATGTACAAAATAAATTTAACGACGGAGTAGAATCTACAAAAAATACTATTGATGGATTCAGGTGACAAGCTCAAGAGATGCAAGGAACTATAGAAAAGTGAAAAGAACAAATTGAGAGTATTAAAAGAGTATACGATGAAGCAAGTGGAACCTATATCGAAATAAAAACACTTATTGATGGAACACAAGAAATAATTGGAAGTGGTTCTATATCATCTCAAGAATAA
- a CDS encoding PilT/PilU family type 4a pilus ATPase produces the protein MEVEQTFLKLLEYVEYNNLSDIHFATLSHPMVRESNGDIVSVGEFTLGDETIVFDILNAESIDIIIKKILTPEQYIVFQSENEIDVSYIGSITSRFRVNCFKDSKGYSIAMRSIPQDIPTLESLGLGQQVKDMCSKSKGLILLTGPTGTGKSTNLAAMINYINTEFKKHIITIEDPIEFVFENKQSLVSQREVGMHTTSFARAMKSCLREDPDVIVIGEMRDPDTIKTAITLAETGHLVISTLHTNDTVQTVDRIIDVFPAEQQDQIRMQLAMSLVGVIAQRLIPRSDKDARIASREILLNNDAVRNLIISGKSHQLYSVIEIGQKQGMVLMDHYLAALYKKGFISLDSFKAYVRDSENIDYLLQ, from the coding sequence ATGGAAGTAGAACAAACATTTTTAAAACTTTTAGAGTACGTTGAATATAACAATCTCTCAGATATTCACTTTGCTACCTTAAGTCACCCAATGGTGAGAGAAAGTAATGGTGATATAGTAAGCGTTTGAGAGTTTACTCTTGGAGATGAAACTATTGTTTTTGATATTTTAAACGCAGAATCTATAGACATTATAATAAAAAAAATACTTACCCCTGAACAATATATAGTTTTTCAATCTGAAAATGAGATTGATGTGTCATATATTGGATCAATCACTAGTAGATTTCGTGTGAACTGCTTTAAAGATAGTAAATGATATTCAATAGCTATGAGAAGTATTCCTCAAGATATTCCAACCTTAGAATCCTTATGACTCGGGCAACAAGTTAAAGATATGTGCTCAAAAAGTAAATGACTCATTCTCCTTACTTGACCCACTTGAACATGAAAATCCACAAATCTTGCTGCAATGATTAATTACATAAATACTGAATTTAAAAAACATATTATTACAATAGAAGATCCAATCGAGTTTGTATTTGAAAATAAACAAAGTCTTGTCTCTCAGCGAGAAGTAGGAATGCATACAACAAGTTTTGCTAGAGCTATGAAGTCGTGTCTCAGAGAAGATCCAGATGTCATAGTAATATGAGAGATGAGAGATCCTGATACAATCAAAACAGCTATTACTTTAGCCGAGACAGGTCATCTCGTTATTTCTACACTTCATACGAATGATACCGTTCAGACAGTGGATAGAATTATAGATGTGTTTCCAGCAGAACAACAAGATCAAATCCGTATGCAACTTGCTATGAGTTTGGTGTGAGTTATCGCTCAACGACTCATCCCACGTAGTGATAAGGATGCCAGAATCGCTTCTAGAGAAATACTCCTCAATAATGATGCTGTAAGAAATCTTATCATTTCTTGAAAATCACACCAATTATATTCAGTTATAGAAATAGGCCAAAAACAAGGAATGGTTCTTATGGATCATTATCTTGCGGCACTCTATAAAAAATGATTTATATCTCTAGATAGTTTTAAAGCCTATGTTAGAGATAGTGAGAATATTGATTATCTATTACAATAA
- a CDS encoding UDP-N-acetylmuramoyl-L-alanyl-D-glutamate--2,6-diaminopimelate ligase: MLQKLKSLVSLDNPFRLGYHFFRAVAANITYGFPSRDMTIIGVTGTNGKTTTSNIIAAGLRANGKNIFMYTTVNIILGDKEFTNNSKMTSPDAFELQKWLAEAKKIGCEIAIIETASHGIKMHRNWGINYDISVLTNITQDHLDLHRTMDDYVQTKLKIFKNLMYYKRKTGVKKTGIINMESAYKDVFLAETYDSLFTYGLSYDANIRASNIVNTQESMDFLVTMPGKNIQIKTQLRGNFNVSNILAAIGVFASLGIERDTIAKIISEVKTIPGRMEQVKSNEGFSVFIDYAHTADALENVLETLGEMKGEGRIITVFGCTGDRDTSKRPIMGQVVSKLSDVVIVTQDDDYTENPHKIIKDILPGIDRKQGEDFWIIVDRREAIRTALVTAKPGDIILIAGKGDEHAMLTNAGAVEWHERTIVENMLKEIDDNTIIQ, from the coding sequence ATGTTACAGAAACTTAAATCTCTTGTTTCACTTGATAATCCGTTTAGATTAGGATATCACTTTTTTAGAGCTGTTGCTGCTAATATAACATATTGATTTCCTTCAAGAGATATGACTATTATTTGAGTGACATGAACCAATGGAAAAACAACTACCTCTAATATTATAGCAGCGTGACTCAGAGCGAATGGAAAAAATATTTTCATGTATACAACAGTAAATATCATTCTGTGAGACAAGGAATTTACCAATAACTCTAAAATGACTTCTCCAGATGCCTTTGAACTCCAAAAATGGCTCGCAGAAGCTAAAAAAATTGGTTGTGAAATCGCAATTATAGAGACAGCAAGTCATGGAATTAAAATGCATAGAAACTGGGGGATTAATTATGATATTTCAGTTCTTACAAATATCACACAAGATCACCTCGACCTCCATCGAACGATGGATGATTATGTACAAACTAAACTCAAAATATTTAAGAATCTCATGTATTACAAAAGAAAAACTTGAGTGAAAAAAACAGGAATTATTAATATGGAGAGTGCGTACAAAGATGTATTTCTCGCTGAAACCTATGATTCTTTGTTTACTTATGGATTGTCTTATGATGCAAATATTAGAGCAAGTAATATAGTGAATACTCAAGAATCCATGGATTTCCTCGTAACTATGCCTGGAAAAAATATACAAATTAAGACACAACTGAGATGAAACTTCAATGTTTCTAATATACTCGCAGCTATTTGAGTATTTGCTTCTCTTTGAATTGAGCGCGATACTATTGCGAAAATAATCTCAGAAGTAAAAACGATTCCAGGAAGAATGGAACAAGTAAAATCAAACGAATGATTTTCGGTATTTATAGACTATGCCCATACAGCTGATGCACTTGAAAATGTACTTGAGACATTGTGAGAAATGAAATGAGAAGGAAGAATTATTACGGTATTTGGATGTACTGGTGACCGAGATACGAGCAAGCGACCAATTATGGGACAAGTCGTATCGAAACTCTCAGATGTTGTTATCGTGACTCAAGATGATGACTATACAGAAAATCCTCATAAAATCATCAAAGACATACTTCCAGGAATTGATAGAAAGCAAGGAGAAGATTTTTGGATAATAGTCGATCGGAGAGAAGCCATAAGAACGGCACTTGTAACGGCCAAGCCAGGAGATATTATTCTTATAGCAGGGAAATGAGATGAACACGCTATGCTCACCAATGCAGGAGCAGTAGAATGGCATGAAAGAACCATAGTTGAAAATATGTTGAAAGAAATAGATGATAATACAATAATACAATAA
- a CDS encoding DUF4012 domain-containing protein gives MNTLKDLKNSQDKNEVHLEHSIEELEPKVDEIKGESLLDISPGEKSILNIGSKREIGVEKKKNTYKKSIKFDALEKSKPDVMSHIKSILNSSKDAIILSPKKNKNPTPYVLLLRRRIKSLGVYGIASVVIASLLILVGLGFLDKALVENRVNAGYQKLIDIKEGELSLGEIQKKVNNSRFDLLIADTFFSPFSLFPGSQINSVDHVIAGGRYLSKALDDMLALYTKTRGFIDEKSFSNIYFSQLFVNVSPELLSIETSLKSALYHYDAISWLPTPDLQSKRDANIKNITSLLGYLGALNKNYTTFLTMLGHEERKRYLIVFQNADEIRPTGGFMGSMGLLEIFRGKVQLFQKKDVYAIEWDLKSSDYERLPAPKGINELTDTFGLRDANYYVNLKDSSEAIKFFTDRAGIPIDGIVYINQNILLHLLELTGPVYFDELKRDITADNFSEIMSLVVEGKNFQEGTLGTPKQVLFDFIEVFGQKLQTDAKYFDYMQSLIHDTKSRDIMVYSFDNEARNFLAEMGLSGNIDYDSSLDFVYPVYTSLSGNKSDRYMKRKFIHKVTTGLDCSFDVEMTVENTHDIGKRKREYLEGLISEFEVESPDILQIQGVARNRQFVRMILPSKSQIIPQNDVAVVDYGSRKGVEYFTQTELTQTSYNTLNYVLENPTCKPYSYTFYKQPGINQYDMIIEVDGERFSYPNLEEDFYFEVR, from the coding sequence GTGAACACACTCAAAGATTTAAAAAATTCTCAAGATAAAAATGAAGTTCACCTTGAGCATTCTATTGAAGAACTTGAGCCTAAAGTTGATGAAATAAAAGGGGAATCACTTTTAGATATTTCTCCTTGAGAAAAATCAATTCTCAATATTGGATCAAAGCGTGAAATTGGTGTGGAGAAAAAGAAAAATACTTATAAAAAAAGTATTAAATTTGATGCGCTTGAAAAGTCAAAACCTGATGTGATGTCACATATAAAATCGATTTTAAACTCCAGTAAAGATGCTATCATTCTTTCACCAAAGAAAAATAAAAATCCTACCCCCTATGTGCTTCTCCTGAGAAGAAGAATAAAGAGTCTTTGAGTATATTGAATTGCTAGTGTAGTCATTGCTTCACTTCTTATACTTGTTTGACTTGGTTTTTTAGATAAGGCCCTTGTAGAAAACAGAGTGAATGCTGGATACCAGAAACTAATAGATATAAAGGAGTGAGAACTGAGTCTCTGAGAAATTCAAAAAAAAGTAAATAATTCACGTTTTGATCTCCTTATTGCTGATACTTTTTTTAGTCCATTTTCTCTTTTTCCAGGTTCACAAATTAACTCAGTAGACCATGTAATTGCTTGATGAAGATATCTTTCAAAGGCACTAGATGATATGTTAGCTCTCTATACAAAGACACGATGATTCATTGATGAGAAGAGTTTTTCAAACATCTACTTTAGTCAATTATTTGTAAATGTATCTCCTGAGCTTTTAAGTATAGAAACGTCTCTCAAATCAGCACTCTATCATTATGATGCTATATCTTGGCTCCCAACTCCTGATTTACAATCAAAGCGAGATGCAAATATCAAGAATATTACTTCACTATTATGATACCTCTGAGCACTCAATAAAAATTATACTACATTTCTCACTATGCTTGGTCATGAGGAGAGAAAAAGATATCTGATTGTATTTCAAAATGCTGATGAGATTCGACCTACCTGAGGTTTTATGTGAAGTATGTGACTCCTTGAAATATTTCGATGAAAGGTACAACTTTTCCAAAAAAAGGATGTTTATGCGATAGAGTGGGATCTCAAAAGCTCAGATTATGAGAGACTTCCGGCTCCTAAGTGAATTAATGAACTGACTGACACATTTTGACTCAGAGATGCGAACTATTATGTGAATCTCAAGGATTCATCTGAAGCAATTAAGTTTTTTACTGATAGAGCCTGAATACCTATTGATGGAATTGTGTACATAAATCAAAATATACTTCTCCATCTTTTAGAACTCACTGGTCCAGTGTATTTTGATGAGCTGAAGAGGGATATAACAGCTGATAACTTCTCAGAAATAATGTCACTTGTGGTAGAATGAAAAAATTTCCAAGAAGGAACGCTCTGAACTCCAAAACAAGTACTTTTTGATTTCATTGAAGTTTTTTGACAAAAGCTTCAAACTGATGCTAAGTATTTCGATTATATGCAGTCACTCATTCACGATACAAAAAGCAGAGATATCATGGTATATAGTTTTGATAATGAAGCACGCAACTTTTTAGCTGAGATGGGGCTAAGTTGAAATATTGATTATGATTCTAGTTTAGATTTTGTGTATCCAGTCTATACCTCTCTCTCTTGAAATAAGTCTGACAGATATATGAAAAGAAAATTTATTCATAAAGTGACAACGGGACTTGACTGTTCGTTTGATGTAGAGATGACTGTAGAAAATACTCATGATATATGAAAACGAAAACGAGAATATTTGGAAGGGCTTATTTCAGAATTTGAAGTAGAATCCCCAGATATTTTACAAATTCAAGGAGTAGCGAGAAATAGACAATTTGTAAGGATGATTCTCCCTTCAAAATCTCAGATAATTCCACAAAATGACGTGGCAGTTGTAGATTATTGAAGTAGGAAATGAGTAGAGTATTTTACTCAAACAGAGCTTACTCAAACAAGTTATAATACTCTGAATTATGTCTTAGAAAATCCTACTTGTAAACCATATAGTTACACATTTTACAAACAACCGTGAATCAATCAATATGATATGATAATTGAAGTTGATGGTGAGAGATTTTCATATCCAAATTTAGAAGAAGATTTCTATTTTGAAGTTCGCTAA
- the dnaX gene encoding DNA polymerase III subunit gamma/tau: protein MALYLKYRPLTFSDLTGQEFIKKTLKTAISEDKTVGAYIFTGPRGTGKTSTARIFAKAINCENPIDGDPCGVCETCVAFGNNSLIDIIEIDAASHTGVDNIREIIEKAQFQPTHTKYKIYIIDEVHMLSKGAFNALLKILEEPPAHIKFILATTDIHKVPDTILSRCQRYDFKNFSEADIKERLSYIASKEGIVVDEASYHYVAESSEGAMRNAVSLFEQLIVGGTISYEYIKETLGILSKQEQQEFLQKLLHKDISALSDFEGYKNEGKNLKNFIKTIIQLLQTDSIEELKKGNDISRNIDMLDILHTGLQQSKHSFDESLTLKIALLKILNTVDYLGERHEEKVAGKIPLVVTQIDKQAETKNTPEITQSKENLVEAAKDIFGNNQEVNNAKISSPKSHISSGSGFDIEGLIVEMKKKGAKAAASMSLRGSHVSLEGDVLSVQTKTQIAEQTLKKTDNQEFIFQAATEMGIPLSRIQILN, encoded by the coding sequence ATGGCACTCTACCTCAAATATAGACCACTTACATTTTCTGACTTAACAGGACAAGAGTTTATAAAAAAGACACTCAAAACAGCAATATCTGAGGATAAAACAGTTGGTGCTTATATTTTCACGTGACCACGGGGGACAGGTAAGACCTCTACAGCTCGAATATTCGCAAAAGCTATTAACTGTGAAAACCCAATAGATGGAGATCCTTGTGGTGTATGTGAAACCTGTGTTGCTTTTGGTAATAACTCACTGATTGATATTATTGAAATAGATGCTGCGAGTCATACGTGAGTTGATAATATCAGAGAAATCATTGAAAAAGCTCAGTTCCAACCAACCCATACAAAATACAAAATATATATTATTGATGAAGTACATATGCTTTCAAAATGAGCATTTAATGCACTTTTGAAAATACTCGAAGAACCACCTGCACATATCAAATTTATTTTAGCCACAACAGACATTCATAAAGTTCCAGATACTATTTTATCTCGATGCCAAAGATATGATTTCAAGAACTTTTCAGAAGCTGACATTAAAGAGCGACTCAGTTATATAGCATCGAAAGAAGGGATTGTGGTGGATGAAGCGAGTTATCATTATGTTGCTGAGAGTTCAGAATGAGCGATGAGAAATGCGGTCAGTTTATTTGAGCAACTTATTGTAGGCTGAACTATCTCATACGAGTATATAAAAGAAACACTCTGAATATTATCAAAGCAAGAACAACAGGAATTTTTACAAAAACTTCTGCATAAAGATATTTCTGCTTTGAGTGATTTTGAATGATATAAAAATGAAGGAAAAAACCTTAAGAATTTTATAAAAACAATAATACAACTCTTGCAAACTGACAGTATAGAGGAACTCAAAAAATGAAATGATATTAGTCGAAATATTGATATGCTCGATATCTTACATACTTGACTTCAGCAATCAAAACATAGTTTTGACGAATCTCTAACTCTAAAAATAGCTCTTTTAAAAATATTAAATACGGTTGATTATTTGTGAGAACGTCACGAAGAAAAAGTTGCATGAAAAATTCCACTTGTTGTCACACAAATAGACAAGCAGGCCGAAACAAAAAATACTCCAGAAATAACTCAATCTAAAGAAAATCTGGTAGAAGCTGCCAAGGATATCTTTTGAAATAATCAAGAAGTGAATAATGCTAAAATCTCGTCTCCAAAAAGTCATATATCGTCAGGAAGTTGATTTGATATAGAGGGGCTCATTGTAGAAATGAAGAAAAAATGAGCTAAAGCAGCTGCTAGTATGAGTTTGCGTGGCTCACACGTGAGTTTAGAGTGAGATGTTCTGAGCGTTCAAACAAAAACTCAGATTGCCGAGCAAACACTTAAAAAAACTGATAATCAAGAATTTATTTTTCAAGCAGCGACGGAGATGTGAATCCCTCTTTCTCGTATCCAAATATTAAATTAA